From Oreochromis niloticus isolate F11D_XX linkage group LG15, O_niloticus_UMD_NMBU, whole genome shotgun sequence:
acctagctaaggacggtagttatgGATTAGATTATAAACACTTAAAGAGAAAGTGCGGTGGGGCTTCGGAGCCTTCTGttgggtagtccagtttactgaagaacacctctaTGGCATTATTTTTGTGCCTCTATTCTGAGCACACATAAATAATTTTTGCAAGtacaaatgttgcattttgaggagaaaattattttgagcaaagaaaagcttaatttgagtgaacaaaattcattgctgcgtgcaagaaatgtatttcagtgtttgctattatccatatacACACAATAACAGCCCTTCTCGCTCAGTTGTTGGCATTTGCtcttgctcagatctctgctctgtgtgctgACATCTGCGGAACGCCatacacctcaggctgtcagatTAAAACAGTTGGTCATGGTTTTGTAACGTAAACGCTGGACCTCCTCTCAGCAacccgctctatctgccattcccaaACAGacatacgcaagtttctccgtgactccGTGGCGTTTAATAGCATTATGATTgtaattagaatcaaacttatgaaCGCAAATGAACGCAAATCGGCTTGATGAAAGCTACTGATAATGAAAAAAAGCATCTTTGAGAAAAATTATCTGaggagaattttttttattttagtctgacctcACTCCCATCTGCtgacatggaggaggcggggtttatgacctatactgcagccagacaccacggggcgatagagacgtgtTGGTTTCATTTTTGGCGAGCTATTAGGTCATCCATATTTTATACTGTCATTGGTCCTGACACATCTGTTTGACCGTCACTAGTTAATCTGGGACGACGGTTGTGCTTCGGTAAGAAACTTGGCTATATTTGTTGTGTAGTGAGCATCTAGTAGCTATTATGTTGGATGTGTTTGGGAACAGAGAATAATTTATTGCATAAAATAGTTCTGATTGCATCAGCTCAGTAGTTTCTGGTAACCACCTGTCACCTTCGGTCCTGAGGCACTGACACCAGTTGCCATATGGCAGAGGGTCGTTGGACCCTGCTGGGGGGTAGCGCCTGTGGGCTCGTCGCTGTGGCTCCCTGTGGCTGCTGCATcatggctgctgggtgaccctcCTCTGAGGCTCTCCTTAGCTCTTTTCTAGGTGGATGCCGCAACTGCCGCTGctgtggtcctccttgggttcTCATGCTCTCCTGctccattttgtgttttttttaaacagattttcacttttctctcttctcctgtttttccttccttcttcttctgttaACTCTCTTTCCTTGATtgtaataactgaaaataaaacaatcaaaatAAAGATCGAATAAACTATGACAATTACATGGACCAGTATAGCCAAAGGTCCATTTGGGaaagtaaatctgttgggcatttTGTTTGACCTTCAGACAATAACTATGATTATCAGTGCTGaacaggacaggcaaaaaaaaagagaaaaaaagggaatATCACTGAATGTATTTGAGCATTTACAGAGCTTGTGCATACTGCTGGATTAATCAGTACAAAAACATGAACGTTACTAATGCTGTTAATTTAGGGCAGCTGGCGTGTAAACCTTACACACTGGGTGTGTAATAAATGTCTGTACAGGCTTCTTTTACAGTATTGATGACAACCATCATCAATTATTTTGCGTCATTCTGtcatatgtaaaaaaaaccaacacaaaTTTAATATCAAATTATGGCGTGCACGGTGTTTATCAGCACGATAATTCTGGGTGAGTAATGTGAGGAGAGCGGTCTGAGCGCTAACGTTAGCTGGCTGCATGACTCGGAGCTTCTTCAGTATGAAATCGAGCCTGCATCCATCAACCAATCAGCAGAGGTGTTTGTGACCTACAGGGATGTTGCAGGAAGAGAACTGTGTGCACAACACCAACACATAATACTGTGTACATGTAAAGAATGCACATGCTTTTTCTTCTATATGTGGTTTTAATGCAGAACAGATGTCATACAAACACAtttgtagacacacacacagagttataGAAAGACAGTTGCTGTGTTTCTATTTAAATCTGATCAAATAAATAGGGAGTACATGACATTGTCACATGACTGTTAACAGTGGACTGACTGAGGAGCAGGATGTGCAGGTGGGAAGTCACATGTTCAAATCTGCCATGTGCCTCTGAGCAAAGTGCTAACAGCAGAGTCCAACACATGACTTATTAGGAAAATATTGACTTATATAAAATATGATGAAATACAACAACAAGGCACAAAAACTGAAATTCCTTTAAATATTAAGTATTAAATAAACTACTAATGACTTTTACAGTTGAATATTTATGATTGTTAACAGGAAAAAGAGAACTtggccaaacaaacaaaaaaaaatcatttgtaCTTCACTTATTTACAGTTTAGTAATTACTGGACAATTAATAAATCCATCACCTgtgtttattaattttttttctaatgaggCAGGTTTGAAGCTCCTTGCACTGCTCTGGCTGTCGTGAACATTTACTCATGGTTATGTCTTTAAAGTTTTAATCACTGGAAGGAACAGTCTGACTTTAACGTGGTGACCACAATCAATCAGTGTGATGAGAAGCTGATGATCAATAACTGACACTGTGTGCAGGTATCAGGTGCGTTCATGTTGCCTTCACTGAACTGTCTTCTAGTCTCAACAGTCTGAACCGACAGCAGACGGATCCGGGAGAGGAAGTCCTGATCATGACGAGGCCTCTCACACCAGCCCTCAGACACGATCAGCTTGGTCAGCTCCTTGCTCTACAAGTTACCAACTCACAAAGTGCAGATCACACAAACTCTGAGGggcttttcctcttcttttggagcCAACACATCCCCCTACAGACAGTCTAAACGCAGCCAGTCACAGAGAGTTCGATATAATGTACCGCTCCTTTGAAGGACGGTTTGGTCTTTGTGGTTGTGTTGTACAAGGTACTATCCAAAGACAGTGTATTGCTGCTGCTCCCCAGGAGGGATTAAAGCTGCCTTCATATCAAGCAGACATTAACACAAAGAATAATCTGACCTCACCGAACGGTGGCGTTACCAACGCCCCGCTGCTCCGGGTGGCCCAAATACCCCGACcaagctctgatgattcagagATGACTGTTCAAAGATTCATTATCACCAAGGAATGTTTGCTCTCTGATAAAATCACCATCAAACAAGTGAAATATGAAGGCCATTATTTCTGCAACAACACCTCTGACAACAAAGAGGTGAGTCTGGTGCTGACAATGTAGACctccatatttttaaaaaacaaaaatccatattctgaaatttaaaatcagtGACCGAGTGCTGCAGTAATCCCAAACCACTGCAATAGTCTGACCTCTGAGTCACAGGAGTTGGGGCTTCAGGGAGGTCAGGTGAAGAGGTGAAATACTCTGTACACAGCACACGCTCAACCTGGTCGCTTTTTACACCGGGAGTGAACGACGTGAGTTTAGTGGTTAGTCCTCTCACAGAGGAGCTTTAAAGAGTTAAAGTGGGTGCAGTCTGGAGCTTTAAGCGATCCCTTAGTGTATTCCTGATTCCACCTGGACAGAAGATGTAATAACCCTGTGCAGAACACGGCATCCTGCACAGAAAGGTGCTCCCATCAAGATTTTCAATAAGATATTTACATTTCTAAGATAGCAGAAAGAATTCTAACTGCAGactttatatacatatatgataatttctttgttttaatatttcacCCCCTGAACATTTGTGCCATTACCACATGCTAAAACAGCTTTTCCTTTCATGCTcacataaattaaataattatgaCATCATTAAAACTTGAGCAACCTGTCATTGTTACATCTTTTGGTTATAAACTGAGAGTCGTGACATGTAGAGGAGAGCTCGGACAACTCTCTCTTCAGCTCAGGCTCTGAAACCTTTCCCTCAGGTTCTTCACGATGCTCTGCTGACCTTCCACCTTCGGCCCTGAGGTTGATCTCATTTTCTGGGAAACATCTTGATCAGCAGACACTGCTGTGGACTTGTTCTGTTCGGTTTTGGCCTTCAGTTCCTCCCTCTGTTGGTATTCGTCAGACTCCTGGTAGGCCCGGCACCGGTCGATGACGGCCATGATGGAGATCTTCTCTCTGCTGGTGGGTGAACGGATCTGGACGTAACTTTCGTCTTTTTTGTCTCTGGCTGTTTCTTCTGGCTCTGGAAACTTCTCCATGACAATGATCTTGTGTTCGGGGTCGTTTGTTAGGGGGGCCTCAGCTGCAATGTAGTAACTGTCATTTGCCACCTGGTCCTGGAGCTTTTGCAGATCACTCATCTGAGATTCACTCAGCCGAGGATCCAGGGAATTGGCTCTGAGGAGCCGTTTGCTGCGTTCCTCCCAGCTGGCGTCCCAGTTTCTGTGAGGCCTTTGTGAAGGAACCCTGCTGGAAGCTTCGTCAGTGAGGAAGCGGCCCGAGGGGCAGCTGGAGTGCCTCCTCAGACTGCTGTCGAACTGCTCCGGGATGGATTGACTCCGACTGACTGCACTCTTCTGGGAGCAGCTGTTGGCGGAGTACTTGGACCGGAGTTCCTGGACGTCGGGCCAGTTGAAGCCTTCGAGGGGAGGAGGTGGACTGAGGGGGCTGCGAGAGTGAGGCCGGCCTGGGGAGACGCCCCTGGAGCTGGAGGTGAAGCCGAGGGTTAAAGACCTCACGTGGTCTACAGGACTCAGCGGCAAAGAAGTCGCCTGCTTATGAGAAACCAGCGGCAGAGTCAGGCTGGGTATACCtgccagaaaaaagaaaaaaaaaaaaacatatttaaggtatatttccagatttttaatcttaaatcaattttaaatttgtttgatttgattACAATGTTCCGATAACCGAAGTAAATGATGAACAAAAGCCGTAATAATCCATAAACATATGTTTGGCTTCTACAGTTGGCATAAATCAAACAATGGTACCATATGCAGGTGTGATATTTTACTTCAGCTTCAGGAAAGATGAGCTCATCACTTTAGGCCGTCCAGATTATAATCTGCCCCTAAGCAGCACATTTTACCGTCTTTACCTGAAGGTGGCAGTACAGTGTCATAACTACATGTGGTaccattgtttttttgtttttcttttcatgcagTGGGCGCAGACTAAGCGTGTGTGGACAGGTTGGACTGATCGGTTGCTCAACAGgaaatggtttatttgaagaaGCAGAGTTTGCTGAAGGCAGGGCAGGCTCAGGCTGAGCAGGACTGAATATATACCCAGTTTTACAAACATGCAGAACAAACATTTACAACAATTAATCTCTTAACATCCAGCAGGTGGCCGAGCCCGCGCAGGACTCAGAGTATGGTCAGGATTAACATCACACTTTCCCCGTACatggtataaaaaaaaagataacttttaaaTCCAGTCTCTTCTGTGTGTTATCACCTTACAGGTGTACTATCTGATTTTCTAAATTAAAATTTCATATAAAATGGATAGGTCGACGATCGATAACCCTAACTGTACCACAAAAGGTCACTGATGACTGTATTTAATTCTCTCTCAAAAGAGAATTAAATACAGTTTCTGAATTGCGTTGGTTGAAGGTTTAGTGGTCCTATGGTCACATAGACAATCAATAGATAGATTTCCTTGAGGATTGTTGGTTTGAAATGTTACGCAGTGTGTAAAGTGATGTACCCGAACCTTCCCTCTCCTCCACCACACTGGCTAAGCTCTTCTTTCCAAAGAGGAGACCCTGACTTCGCTGTCGGACCACCGGACTGGAGGTTTTGATTCGCTGACTGTACTGACGAGCCAGGTGGAGGACTTTGCTCGCCATCTTGTCCACTTCAACCACCTGGTCTGAAGCGCTACTGGGGCGCTCCTTTTCTGCCTCCACCTTCAGCTGGGTGACCCGAGGCACTGGAGCCCTGAGAACGGCGGCCTCTTCCCCAAACATCTTTAGCGTGTCCCTCACGCTTCCTGTCCGGTTCACCTCCGAGGCTTTGGGCTTGAGGGGCATAGGGCTTGTCGACTCTTCTTTGATGGTGCTGAGATCAGAAGCTCTGCTTTCTTGGGAAGAGTTTTTGGTTGGGAAAGAAAGGCCGGAGATTCTGGAGGTTACTGGAGCTTCTTTGGTTCGATCCTGCCCTTCATCTTCACTCTGGGATTTTGTGATGTGTCGCTCCATCGCCTGCCAGATCTTAATCATTTTAGATGAAGGTTTGAACTCTTCATCATCAGAGAGATTATCCTGCACACTTTGAGACCTGGACCTCTGGCTGCCTTCTGAATCTTCTGGATCAGTGCTTCTTTGTTCAGACTTCAAAGAGTCCAAAGAGCCACTACAGCCCATAAGATCCTGGGTATTTTGGGGTAAAGCAGAGTGTGACTCTGCAGAAGTAGGGTCCacagtggaggtggaggaggtcgAGGTGCTGTTGAACCGGCTGACGGAGCTCCTGACCAACCCAGATGGGATGTATGTGAGGCTCTCTCTGCGCCGAAGACTGAAAGTGGCGTCTTGGTTTTCAGCATTTTCATAGtaactcttgattttcccaatGAGCAGCTGGTCCTGCTTGGACAGCGTGGAGTCCCGTCTTCGCCTAATGCTTCGGTCGCTATCAAAGATACTGTCATCTCGAGGAGACAGCATAGTCAAATCTGTCCCACCGAAGGTCTCTGCAGGATCAGCAACAAAGCTGCAGAGCCGCGGAGGTCGGTCGTCTGCTTCGGCACTCaggctgaggctgctgccacTCCTGCTGGGTAACCGAGGTGAAGGACAACCGAGCGAGCGGGCGTCGTCCTGGGCCACGCTGCCTCGCTTGATGCTGTTGGTAAAGTGCTGGGCGATGGCGCTAGCTTTGTCCAGGACGGAGGACGGGAGGATGCTGGTGGCTTCGCCTTCCTTCTCTGCTATCTCCTTCTCGTTGTCCTCATCCTCAGAGGACTCTCCACTGCTCAAGGTCTTCAAATCCAAATCAGGTGTAGCTGAGGATGGCTCCTCTGTGGGTTCTGGATCTACTTCATGTTTCAGGTCGTCTGACTTTTGACAGGAATTGGAGATGTTGGAAGGAGTCGGATCAGTGAAATGTTCTGGTTCTGAGATTGGTTCAGACATCTTCTCCTGTGGTAGCTTCTCTACAGCTGGCTGGGCAGGACAAAAATACAGAAGCAGTAATTAGAGGTGGGAAATACAGCCATGATGCAAAAGATTACAACCACCTGCAAACACCCCCCACCCCTCAAAACCAACCAGCACTGACAGCCCAGAGATCGGGCGATCTGGAGATGGCCTCACACCTGCAAGTCAGCGACTGAGTGTTACTTACCTGCTTAGGTGTCGGCTCTGTGCCACCTGGCTCTTCTTCTTCAGGGAGTTGTCCATTTTCTTTGTTAGAGTTGTCTGAAGAGACGCCACCTCCCTCTGCGTCcttcagcaaaaaacaaacagaacaggaagtCAAGAAAAGCTGGaggaaaagaaatgtttttacaatatgattaaaaaaaaaaatcaaaccaagAAGTCATTAGTGTCATTCATGGAAAAGCTGCTTACTCAGTTTTAAAGAGTgtctgttattattgtgtgaacTGAACCTTTATTTATTACATGATACAGAGCAGCCACCAATGCAAATCAATGCAACAGAACTGTGAGAGGCAGCAGCAAACGTCCAGTTCATCCAACCACACCTAGAAACGCGGGGTCACCCATCGTATTCATGTTCACAGCAATAAAGACAAAGATGGATGTAAAGCTGCAGGACGAATGTTCGAAGTTTTAAACTTTGCAAAGATAAAAAGCCAAAAACAGTCAAAGAGCCATTCAAATTCTTTAATACGATAGGAAGAGTTTTTGGGAAGTCCTTGTTGGTTTGGTTTCCAGAGTCAGGTGTTTCAGTGCACACAGACAACCTTCGCTTAGCAAAAACACTCGATCCAAGGAAAACTGTCAGCATGCCTCATTAACCTGCTCACATTTCAGTTTACAATAAACAACTTCTGAAGTTAATGTCCCCAACTGAAGGAGGCACTGAAGGAGGCACCGAAGGAGACACTGCAGGAGGCACAGCAGTCACTGAGATTATTTCTCAATATGAAAATGTAGAGCACTCGTGTTGTTGGAAAACATAACAGAAAATGCTTTTGTAGTAAAAGAAGCTTGTTTTTCATGCTGCTGTGTAACAATGTGCACACCCGGGATTGTTACAATCCAGCCCTGGTGTCCTGACCTGGTACTGATGTTGTTCAGACATCAAACTGATGTCATGATCAACAAACCAAATAATGTTCGAGACAATGACCACAGTATGGCCTTCAGTGAAAAGATTACGGTGGACAGCTGCAGGCTGAAGCACTTTGCATGAGGTATGTGGCATGGACCTGTTCTTTATTTCCACCTTTGAAAAGCAAACATGGGACATAATATTTGGGCAGCTGGCTCAGCGACTTTGGGCTGTACAGACACTGTGAGCTGCATTCATATCAACAACCGACCTAAAAACAGGACCTGGTCGCTCACCTCCTCACACAGACTCTTATAGACTTACAGAAGTTacacctgtttgtgtgtgaattAGCTACAGTAGTAGGTTACCCTGGatatttatgcacatttctgctttTAGTAATCATAAAATAAAGTTCTGCACCAGTTCTGCCATAACAAGAATAATAACGGCATAAAGCTCTTTCTGGTTTAGATGCTCAGTTTGGTCAGCTTTTTTCAATTGTAGGAAACATCATCTtcaaatgttttctctttttaaacacCAGAGGATGTATTTATTCAAATAGCAGAGGACCCAGGATGGAACCCTGTGGAGCTCCACATGTTAGCTAACCAACTAGCCATCAGAACAGGAGCATACTGCTTGTTTTTAAGTCTCTTATAATGGATTAGAACTAGTAGAACTCTTAGGTCAGGTGATAAGTTGCTGCTGATTGTTCCTAGAAGCAGACTAAGAGACAGAGGTGACCGGGCCTTTACGATTGCTGTGCCTAAACTTTGGACCAGTCTGCCTCTTCAAATGAGGATCTCGCCAACACTCAACATTTTTAAATCCtgtctgaaaacacatttttactccCTAACTTTTAACTGTGactgagtttttgttttgttctctttgtgtgcgtttgtttcactttttagtttgtacagcactttggtcaactgtgttgtttttaaatgtgcttataaATAAACAGATTGATAAGACACACAGAGCTTAGGACTTTAGAGATGATGACTGAGGTAATGAGTGCTCATAAAACCTCAACATCTTTCTGATTTGATAGATGTGAGCTTTTAACAGAGCTTGGCAAGCAGTTTGCTGTTGCTTCCAGTCTTTGTACTAATCTAAGCTAAACCTTTTGCAGAGAAAGCGATCCATCTGAAACAATCTGActcaaggaaaacaaaaaacaatgaacTTCATCCAAACATTGTCAGTTCCTTTAAACGCTGCCCCATGTGGTCACCCTGCGGTAGTTAAGCGTGTTGAACCCAAGCATGCAGCTCGGCTGGTGTTAGACGCCCATGCAGCAGTTACTTGGAGCTCCACAGCAGCATCCTTGTAGCGCGTTACAGGTGCTGTGGGCGATGAAGACCGGGCTGGCACCGGAAAGCCTCACCGTCCCTGCGGCGGAAAGGAAGGCCTGGACAGTGACGTGCCAGCAGGAGATGGCAGCGAGCACGGAGCTGGCAAAGTCGTCTACCTGCTCGTCCTCCAGCAGAGCATCATCCAACTGACCCACCTCTTCCTCTTCCACGCTGCACAGCAGTCGCTCCAGCGAGTCCTTCCTGCTGCCGAGCTCTGCCTCCTCCTCCGTGACAGAGTCCCCCAGCATGCTGCTGCTGACGGCGGCCCGCAGAGAGCGCCTGTCATCTGAGCACTGCAGGACGTCACACACTATGATGTTTCTGCTTCCTAAATCTAAAGTGTGGCTCTGACAGCAGGACCGA
This genomic window contains:
- the plekhg3 gene encoding pleckstrin homology domain-containing family G member 3 isoform X3, translating into MGYQRSMWRSLAGGGGGDVTVVRCFCSEEQVKISFRSVEEDRRLRRVFVRRWFESPRLSTASISSDERAPSATPSDSSDLLACYRRPVSLISTLSSGSGSSRDDNLALPPSITSSSSDPDINLNLSPEEGAADLQGSSPQPNRKGQSFIHNKNNNNKDWKASHTSSRRQPASPFIRASMAPNPQLTYLDRVVMEIIETERMYVRDLRMIVEDYLAHIIDQSDQSDLSIRPELVCALFGNIEDIYEFNSELLQDLDQCDNDPVAIARCFVMKSEYFDIYTQYCTNYPNSVAALTECMRNKSLAKFFRDRQSSLKRSLPLGSYLLKPVQRILKYHLLLQEIEKHFDPEEDGYEVVEEALYTMTGVAWYINDMKRKHEHAVRLQEVQSLLLNWKGPDLTTYGELVLEGNFKVHRAKNERTLFLFDRVLLITKRRGEHYVYKTHISCSTLTLNENAKDSLSFSVMHYKNPKQPHTVQAKTVEEKKLWAHHIKRIIVENHQAIIPQKAKEAILEMDSIYPSKYRYSPERLKKATSCHSDEFPRDARQGRRQSEPIKQTLKSNKALLECSDDRRSLRAAVSSSMLGDSVTEEEAELGSRKDSLERLLCSVEEEEVGQLDDALLEDEQVDDFASSVLAAISCWHVTVQAFLSAAGTDAEGGGVSSDNSNKENGQLPEEEEPGGTEPTPKQPAVEKLPQEKMSEPISEPEHFTDPTPSNISNSCQKSDDLKHEVDPEPTEEPSSATPDLDLKTLSSGESSEDEDNEKEIAEKEGEATSILPSSVLDKASAIAQHFTNSIKRGSVAQDDARSLGCPSPRLPSRSGSSLSLSAEADDRPPRLCSFVADPAETFGGTDLTMLSPRDDSIFDSDRSIRRRRDSTLSKQDQLLIGKIKSYYENAENQDATFSLRRRESLTYIPSGLVRSSVSRFNSTSTSSTSTVDPTSAESHSALPQNTQDLMGCSGSLDSLKSEQRSTDPEDSEGSQRSRSQSVQDNLSDDEEFKPSSKMIKIWQAMERHITKSQSEDEGQDRTKEAPVTSRISGLSFPTKNSSQESRASDLSTIKEESTSPMPLKPKASEVNRTGSVRDTLKMFGEEAAVLRAPVPRVTQLKVEAEKERPSSASDQVVEVDKMASKVLHLARQYSQRIKTSSPVVRQRSQGLLFGKKSLASVVEEREGSGIPSLTLPLVSHKQATSLPLSPVDHVRSLTLGFTSSSRGVSPGRPHSRSPLSPPPPLEGFNWPDVQELRSKYSANSCSQKSAVSRSQSIPEQFDSSLRRHSSCPSGRFLTDEASSRVPSQRPHRNWDASWEERSKRLLRANSLDPRLSESQMSDLQKLQDQVANDSYYIAAEAPLTNDPEHKIIVMEKFPEPEETARDKKDESYVQIRSPTSREKISIMAVIDRCRAYQESDEYQQREELKAKTEQNKSTAVSADQDVSQKMRSTSGPKVEGQQSIVKNLRERFQSLS
- the plekhg3 gene encoding pleckstrin homology domain-containing family G member 3 isoform X7, translating into MGYQRSMWRSLAGGGGGDVTVVRCFCSEEQVKISFRSVEEDRRLRRVFVRRWFGGLSVSLLFRYLAKPSEDWLAESPRLSTASISSDERAPSATPSDSSDLLACYRRPVSLISTLSSGSGSSRDDNLALPPSITSSSSDPDINLNLSPEEGAADLQGSSPQPNRKGQSFIHNKNNNNKDWKASHTSSRRQPASPFIRASMAPNPQLTYLDRVVMEIIETERMYVRDLRMIVEDYLAHIIDQSDQSDLSIRPELVCALFGNIEDIYEFNSELLQDLDQCDNDPVAIARCFVMKSEYFDIYTQYCTNYPNSVAALTECMRNKSLAKFFRDRQSSLKRSLPLGSYLLKPVQRILKYHLLLQEIEKHFDPEEDGYEVVEEALYTMTGVAWYINDMKRKHEHAVRLQEVQSLLLNWKGPDLTTYGELVLEGNFKVHRAKNERTLFLFDRVLLITKRRGEHYVYKTHISCSTLTLNENAKDSLSFSVMHYKNPKQPHTVQAKTVEEKKLWAHHIKRIIVENHQAIIPQKAKEAILEMDSIYPSKYRYSPERLKKATSCHSDEFPRDARQGRRQSEPIKQTLKSNKALLEDAEGGGVSSDNSNKENGQLPEEEEPGGTEPTPKQPAVEKLPQEKMSEPISEPEHFTDPTPSNISNSCQKSDDLKHEVDPEPTEEPSSATPDLDLKTLSSGESSEDEDNEKEIAEKEGEATSILPSSVLDKASAIAQHFTNSIKRGSVAQDDARSLGCPSPRLPSRSGSSLSLSAEADDRPPRLCSFVADPAETFGGTDLTMLSPRDDSIFDSDRSIRRRRDSTLSKQDQLLIGKIKSYYENAENQDATFSLRRRESLTYIPSGLVRSSVSRFNSTSTSSTSTVDPTSAESHSALPQNTQDLMGCSGSLDSLKSEQRSTDPEDSEGSQRSRSQSVQDNLSDDEEFKPSSKMIKIWQAMERHITKSQSEDEGQDRTKEAPVTSRISGLSFPTKNSSQESRASDLSTIKEESTSPMPLKPKASEVNRTGSVRDTLKMFGEEAAVLRAPVPRVTQLKVEAEKERPSSASDQVVEVDKMASKVLHLARQYSQRIKTSSPVVRQRSQGLLFGKKSLASVVEEREGSGIPSLTLPLVSHKQATSLPLSPVDHVRSLTLGFTSSSRGVSPGRPHSRSPLSPPPPLEGFNWPDVQELRSKYSANSCSQKSAVSRSQSIPEQFDSSLRRHSSCPSGRFLTDEASSRVPSQRPHRNWDASWEERSKRLLRANSLDPRLSESQMSDLQKLQDQVANDSYYIAAEAPLTNDPEHKIIVMEKFPEPEETARDKKDESYVQIRSPTSREKISIMAVIDRCRAYQESDEYQQREELKAKTEQNKSTAVSADQDVSQKMRSTSGPKVEGQQSIVKNLRERFQSLS
- the plekhg3 gene encoding pleckstrin homology domain-containing family G member 3 isoform X1, producing MGYQRSMWRSLAGGGGGDVTVVRCFCSEEQVKISFRSVEEDRRLRRVFVRRWFGGLSVSLLFRYLAKPSEDWLAESPRLSTASISSDERAPSATPSDSSDLLACYRRPVSLISTLSSGSGSSRDDNLALPPSITSSSSDPDINLNLSPEEGAADLQGSSPQPNRKGQSFIHNKNNNNKDWKASHTSSRRQPASPFIRASMAPNPQLTYLDRVVMEIIETERMYVRDLRMIVEDYLAHIIDQSDQSDLSIRPELVCALFGNIEDIYEFNSELLQDLDQCDNDPVAIARCFVMKSEYFDIYTQYCTNYPNSVAALTECMRNKSLAKFFRDRQSSLKRSLPLGSYLLKPVQRILKYHLLLQEIEKHFDPEEDGYEVVEEALYTMTGVAWYINDMKRKHEHAVRLQEVQSLLLNWKGPDLTTYGELVLEGNFKVHRAKNERTLFLFDRVLLITKRRGEHYVYKTHISCSTLTLNENAKDSLSFSVMHYKNPKQPHTVQAKTVEEKKLWAHHIKRIIVENHQAIIPQKAKEAILEMDSIYPSKYRYSPERLKKATSCHSDEFPRDARQGRRQSEPIKQTLKSNKALLECSDDRRSLRAAVSSSMLGDSVTEEEAELGSRKDSLERLLCSVEEEEVGQLDDALLEDEQVDDFASSVLAAISCWHVTVQAFLSAAGTDAEGGGVSSDNSNKENGQLPEEEEPGGTEPTPKQPAVEKLPQEKMSEPISEPEHFTDPTPSNISNSCQKSDDLKHEVDPEPTEEPSSATPDLDLKTLSSGESSEDEDNEKEIAEKEGEATSILPSSVLDKASAIAQHFTNSIKRGSVAQDDARSLGCPSPRLPSRSGSSLSLSAEADDRPPRLCSFVADPAETFGGTDLTMLSPRDDSIFDSDRSIRRRRDSTLSKQDQLLIGKIKSYYENAENQDATFSLRRRESLTYIPSGLVRSSVSRFNSTSTSSTSTVDPTSAESHSALPQNTQDLMGCSGSLDSLKSEQRSTDPEDSEGSQRSRSQSVQDNLSDDEEFKPSSKMIKIWQAMERHITKSQSEDEGQDRTKEAPVTSRISGLSFPTKNSSQESRASDLSTIKEESTSPMPLKPKASEVNRTGSVRDTLKMFGEEAAVLRAPVPRVTQLKVEAEKERPSSASDQVVEVDKMASKVLHLARQYSQRIKTSSPVVRQRSQGLLFGKKSLASVVEEREGSGIPSLTLPLVSHKQATSLPLSPVDHVRSLTLGFTSSSRGVSPGRPHSRSPLSPPPPLEGFNWPDVQELRSKYSANSCSQKSAVSRSQSIPEQFDSSLRRHSSCPSGRFLTDEASSRVPSQRPHRNWDASWEERSKRLLRANSLDPRLSESQMSDLQKLQDQVANDSYYIAAEAPLTNDPEHKIIVMEKFPEPEETARDKKDESYVQIRSPTSREKISIMAVIDRCRAYQESDEYQQREELKAKTEQNKSTAVSADQDVSQKMRSTSGPKVEGQQSIVKNLRERFQSLS